A DNA window from Castanea sativa cultivar Marrone di Chiusa Pesio chromosome 7, ASM4071231v1 contains the following coding sequences:
- the LOC142642651 gene encoding mitochondrial uncoupling protein 5-like: protein MGLKGFVEGGIASIIAGASTHPLDLIKVRMQLQGESNPALVQAYRPAVAALNTPNGYISLHIAPPPRVGLISIGTQIVKSEGAAALFSGVSATILRQTLYSTTRMGLYDILKQKWSDHHSDSDSTAKLPIMKKIVAGLIAGSVGAAVGNPADVAMVRMQADGRLPVEQRRNYKSVVDAISQMSKQEGIASLWRGSALTVNRAMIVTASQLATYDQAKEMILEKGVMSDGIGTHVTASFAAGFVASVASNPIDVIKTRVMNMRLEAGGVAPYSGALDCAMKTVRTEGVMALYKGFIPTISRQGPFTVVLFVTLEQVRKLFKDL from the coding sequence atgGGTTTGAAAGGCTTCGTTGAAGGAGGCATCGCTTCAATAATTGCTGGAGCTTCCACTCACCCTCTTGACCTAATCAAGGTCCGGATGCAACTTCAAGGCGAATCCAATCCTGCCCTAGTACAGGCCTATCGTCCCGCAGTTGCTGCTCTAAACACCCCAAATGGATACATATCTCTTCACATCGCACCACCACCTCGTGTTGGACTTATTTCCATCGGGACCCAAATCGTCAAATCGGAAGGTGCCGCCGCCCTTTTCTCCGGTGTCTCCGCCACCATCCTCCGCCAAACACTATACTCCACCACCCGCATGGGCCTTTACGACatcctaaaacaaaaatggtcAGATCATCATTCTGATTCAGACAGTACTGCCAAATTACCTATCATGAAAAAGATAGTAGCTGGCCTTATTGCCGGCAGTGTAGGCGCGGCGGTCGGGAACCCTGCTGACGTGGCAATGGTCCGCATGCAAGCTGATGGACGTCTTCCTGTTGAGCAGCGCCGGAACTACAAGAGCGTGGTTGATGCAATTAGTCAAATGTCAAAGCAAGAAGGGATTGCTAGCCTGTGGCGTGGTTCGGCTCTAACGGTAAACCGTGCGATGATTGTCACTGCTTCTCAGCTCGCAACTTATGATCAGGCGAAGGAGATGATATTGGAGAAGGGTGTGATGAGTGATGGGATCGGGACCCACGTGACGGCGAGCTTTGCGGCCGGGTTTGTGGCCTCGGTGGCTTCGAATCCAATTGATGTGATCAAGACTAGAGTGATGAATATGAGGTTGGAGGCAGGAGGTGTGGCACCTTACTCTGGTGCATTGGATTGTGCCATGAAGACTGTGAGGACAGAGGGGGTTATGGCTTTGTATAAGGGTTTCATTCCTACTATCTCAAGGCAGGGTCCATTCACTGTAGTGCTATTTGTCACACTTGAACAAGTCCGGAAGCTATTCAAGGATTTGTGA
- the LOC142642504 gene encoding mitochondrial uncoupling protein 5-like, with translation MGLKGFVEGGIASIIAGASTHPLDLIKVRMQLQGESNPALVQACRPAVAALNTPNGYISLHIAPPPRVGLISIGTQIVKSEGAAALFSGVSATILRQTLYSTTRMGLYDILKQKWSDHHSDSDSTAKLPIMKKIVAGLIAGSVGAAVGNPADVAMVRMQADGRLPVEQRRNYKSVVDAISQMSKQEGIASLWRGSALTVNRAMIVTASQLATYDQAKEMILEKGVMSDGIGTHVTASFAAGFVASVASNPIDVIKTRVMNMRLEAGGVAPYSGALDCAMKTVRTEGVMALYKGFIPTISRQGPFTVVLFVTLEQVRKLFKDL, from the coding sequence ATGGGTTTGAAAGGCTTCGTTGAAGGAGGCATCGCTTCAATAATTGCTGGAGCTTCCACTCACCCTCTTGACCTAATCAAGGTCCGGATGCAACTTCAAGGCGAATCCAATCCTGCCCTTGTACAGGCCTGTCGTCCCGCAGTTGCTGCTCTAAACACCCCAAACGGATACATATCTCTTCACATCGCACCACCACCTCGTGTTGGACTTATTTCCATCGGGACCCAAATCGTCAAATCGGAAGGTGCCGCCGCCCTTTTCTCCGGTGTCTCCGCCACCATCCTCCGCCAAACACTATACTCCACCACCCGCATGGGCCTTTACGACatcctaaaacaaaaatggtcAGATCATCATTCTGATTCAGACAGTACTGCCAAATTACCTATCATGAAAAAGATAGTAGCTGGCCTTATTGCCGGCAGTGTCGGCGCGGCGGTCGGGAACCCTGCTGACGTGGCAATGGTCCGCATGCAAGCTGATGGACGTCTTCCTGTTGAGCAGCGCCGGAACTACAAGAGCGTGGTTGATGCAATTAGTCAAATGTCAAAGCAAGAAGGGATTGCTAGCCTGTGGCGTGGTTCGGCTCTAACGGTAAACCGTGCGATGATTGTCACTGCTTCTCAGCTCGCAACTTATGATCAGGCGAAGGAGATGATATTGGAGAAGGGTGTGATGAGTGATGGGATCGGGACCCACGTGACGGCGAGCTTTGCGGCCGGGTTTGTGGCCTCGGTGGCGTCGAATCCAATTGATGTGATCAAGACTAGAGTGATGAATATGAGGTTGGAGGCAGGAGGTGTGGCACCTTACTCTGGTGCATTAGATTGTGCCATGAAGACTGTGAGGACAGAGGGGGTTATGGCTTTGTATAAGGGTTTCATTCCTACTATCTCAAGGCAGGGTCCATTCACTGTAGTGCTATTTGTCACACTTGAACAAGTCCGGAAGCTATTCAAGGATTTATGA